CCCAATGGACGATTAGTCCACATTTTGGACTAATACTCGATGGCGACGCCTTGGCCGCTCCACAAGGGCGAGCAGAAGATGTTCTCGTGGTGCTCACTGCAAGGGCCTCCGAGAGCTTGCAATTCAAGATCGGCTATCGCCTGCTTGAAGGGGGAGCTGACAACGATGAAGTTTACACGTTTGCACTAGTGAATTACCTTGTGCTAGGCGCGGCTTGGAGAATCTGACAGGCAATGATGAAGTCACGGACTTCGGTGTGTCCATAAAATATCCGCAATTCCTGACGATCGAAGGAAGAAGACCATGATCAAGTTCTCTGAAGCGACTCGAGTAAGCCCTGCAGGTCAGGTCATCGTCCTGATAGCATGGGTAGGGCTCTGTTTTCTTACGGCTTGGGTTGGTTCGAGATTTACGCCCGGTGAGTCGTATCTTCAACTCCAGAAGCCATCCTGGACACCACCGGGGTATCTCTTCGGGCCGGTATGGTCAGTGCTCTACTTGAGCATGGGGGTAGCCGCATGGCTAGTCTGGAGACGCGCAGGAATATCGGGAGCGAAGCTTGCTCTGAGCTTGTTCATAGTTCAATTGATCCTTAACGGGGCGTGGTCATGGATCTTCTTCGGCTTGCATAGGACTGGTCTGGCGTTCGCTGAGATTGTGGTACTGTGGGGAATGATCCTTCTAACCTTGCTGGCCTTTTGGCGAGTGAGCGTCACCGCTGGCGTTCTCTTCGTGCCTTATCTTGCCTGGGTGTCTTTCGCCGCAGTTTTGAACTACACGATCTGGCAGTTGAATAAGAGCAACTGACAGAAGGCACTGAAGATTATAGACCATCACCCACACATAGAGAACATAGATCTAATAAATTGGAGGTGGGGGGAATCGAACCCCGTCCGAGATGAACGCCAATTAACCGTCTACGCGCGTGTCCTTTGCATTTAATCTCGCTGATCAGATCGCCGCAAGGCTAAAGCTACCAATCAGCCAGTCGTGCTGTTAATTTCGCCTCGCGTCCGCCCGACCGAGTCGTAAGGCTATCCATCAATTAACGGCGCTTTGCACAACGTCTGATGGCGGGCCTCGTGCAAAACGGCATGCTTAGTTTAGTTAAGCAGCAATGGCGTAGTTGTTGCCATTCAATTGGTTTACGCCTGTTTAACGAGACCGGCGCAATCTCGGCGCGCAAGTTAACCCTCGCTTACCCCGTCGAAACCAGGTCACCCCCAAAGGACTAACAAGTCATCCAGTATATATATCGGAAATTGCCGCGTCAAGTTCCTTAAATCGCAAGCCCTGATGAAGTAGATTCGCAATAGCATTCTTTATGCAGCTTCAAAAATAGACCAATACCATTCTCGACACCATCATAGCGCACAATACACCCCAACGGGATCGCTAAAAAGCTGACATAAATGGGAAAGCCGGGCAGGAAGAAATCGCAATTGAGACTTCTCGTGTCGCCTTTTCAGTGTGAACCAATCTGATATCAATGCTGGACTAGACTAGTCTCAGAATCAACACAATTCCAAGGTCTAGTACATATCACTTTTCGCTCTAGTGCCGATATAAGTAAAGGAAATCGACTACTGCGCTAGACAGTGATCTTTTGGGCCGAAAAACTGGGGAATCACAATGAAGAAATTGTCGATCAAAGCCAAAGTAACAATCGTAATTTGTGCATGCCTGTTTCTTGTACTTGGAGCAATGTCCACAATCAACAGCCACCTTCAAAGCAGTACAATCGGGGAAATGTGTACCGAGACAGGTCGTAATCTCAGTTGGACTATTACGCAACAACTTGAACAAATCATGATCCACGGAGAGAATGAGAACCTTCAACCGCTCACCGAGGAAATTGTGTCAAAAGGGTTGCTCGAAGAAATCACCGTAGTAGATGCGGATTTGAAAGTGAAACGCTCTTCGGACAAGAGTCTCGTCGATAAGCCGGCGGCTGATCCGATGTGGAAGGCACTATTTGAGTCGCTATCAGACACGGTCTTCAATACCGAAGTCGACGGGGTACCGGTCAAGGTCACTTATCATGTCTTGGAGAATAAACCCGCATGCGTACAGTGCCATGATGCAGATGCAGAAAAAGTCCTTGGTGGACTAAAGATGGCTCAGTCGATGAAGGCGCTCTCGGCGGCAACCACATCCAGTTACTTCACTAACGCCGTTCTATCTATCATGGGTATTCTGATACTTGTAGCGAGCATTCTTGTTGTCCAGAAGAAGTTGATCTTCGACCCTCTGAAGTCTGTGAAGTCAAAATTGGAAATGGCCGCTGAAGGCGACATAGACCAAACCCTGCAAATAAAGTCAAACGATGAGATTGGAAGTCTGCTGCAATCAATTCAACGCTTAATCGACTACATTCGTGGATTCGCTGATGTGACTCAGAAGATGGCGCAAGGCGATTTCACGGTACAAGTCGAAGTTCGGTCAGCCCGAGATGTTCTGAGTGCTTCATTCAAATCAATGATCAGCAATTTGAGCGCTTTGATCCATCAGTTAGGAGATAACGCAAATCAACTCGTGCAGGCGGCAAGTGGCATAGCCGAATCGTCCGATCAGATTTCCCGAGGTCAAAGGCGCAATCTGATGAAGTGAATCAGGTATCGGCAGCGATTGAACAGATGTCAGCAACTATCTTCGAATCATCACAAAACGCGATTGATGCCAAAACTGTGTCGGATAGTGCTGCGACGACTGCAACCGACGGCAGTCGAATAGTCGAGAATACTCATCAGGGGATGCAGAAGGTAGCTGAAGTCGTTACGCATGCTGCCGTGTCAATTAAGAAGTTGGCAGCTTCAGCTGACGAAATTGGACAAATAGTCGCTGTCATAGATGACATTGCAGACCAGACGAATCTTCTCGCACTCAATGCCGCAATTGAAGCAGCTCGCGCTGGTGAACAAGGTCGCGGCTTTGCGGTTGTAGCAGATGAAGTAAGAAAGCTCGCGGAACGCACCGCCAAAGCAACAAGTGAAGTCACAAACATGATCAAAGGTATCCAGCAAGATACGTTGACGGCAGTCAGCGGCATGGAGCAAGGGACGCTTCATGTGAATAGCGGGCGCGAGTTAGCTGAGCAAGCTGGCGACAGTCTGCGTGAAATCGTGACAATGGCACAACAAGTCACCAATCGGATCACCCAGATTGCCGCGGCATCAAAGGAACAATCTTCAGCGGCCGAACAGATTGCTAGAAACATCGAACACATCTCGAAAGTCACAAGGGAAACCGCCGTCAACTCTGAGCAATCAGCGCATGTAGCAGTTTCCTTGAGTCAACAAGCTGAAAACTTGCAGCAGATTGTTGGGCGATTCAAAGTAAACTCCTAGCCTCGCTCACATAAGTTTGACGGCCTGTAGTCGAGATTCGGCTGTGGGCCGTTCTCACCGAACCAACTCTATTGATTAGTGTTTCGTTCTCGCGCTTGGGATTTCCAAGTGAATTTCAACTTGAAGAACCAGTAGTCTTTTCGTATCATGAGATGATGCTAAGTCGACGGAATCTTCAATACTGGATTGCTGCTAGCCTATTGCTGGCTTTCAGCTTCTTTGTCTTTCACACTATTGAGCATCACCATAGTCACGAACTGCAGCAAAAGAATGTCCGATTTGCCACTTTGGAATCGACATTGCTCTTCCTGCGATTCTGATTCTGGCACTGATCGTAATCCCACCAATCCGCTATGTTGAAGTCTTGGCGGATTTCAAGCCTTCGAATCTTCTCATTTGCGCTTCAACTCCAAATCGGGCACCTCCTGCATCGTCTTAGTCCGCCAGTCTCAAACAAATCTAACTAAGAACAATTTGCCAATCTCGGCCTCCACTTTTTCCTCAGCTGGGTAATCGTGCGCCGACTTGAGTTGGTCACAGGAGAAATCTAATGTTTGCAAGAGTATTTCTGCTCGCTTGCGCGAGCATTGTCGCTCTGTCTACTGCTTTTGGTCAGACGACATTGAATCCCGACCTATCCGTGGTTGGAGACATCCGGACTTTTACTCATAACGACAAATCACGACCGTCAGAGGAAAGCGAATTCAACCTCACGTCACCTGATATGGAAATCGTAGTGGCAGGGTATCTCAATCCCTACTCACGCGCAGACCTTGTCCTTGCATGGGAGGGTGGCGAAAAGGCGGAAATCGAGGAATTGTACGCGACAATATTGCGTGGCCTGCCGCTGGGAATGAACCTGCGCGCCGGCAAATACCGTTTGGAATTTGGCCGGTTAAATCCAGTTCATCCGCATGCGTACTGTTTGTTCACCAACCTCTGCCCCATGAAATGTATTTCGGGGAAGAAGGTCTTAACGATATGGCGATTCGTGCCTCGTTCGCACTCCCGACTGGTAAGCTAAATACGGAAGTCATGGCAGCTGTGCTGAGAGGAGAGGTTCTTGCCGGCGAGGAAGAAGAAATTACGGAAGAGCCGCTTGAGATTACAAAATCAGTTGCTGCACTAGAGGGTGAAGAACCGCGGATTAAGCCTGGGTTTTTCGGTAGAATTACGACATCCGGCTCGCTGTCTGAGTCTGCGGAACTGACGGCCGGGGTCTCAGTCGTGACTTCGGAGTACGATCGCGATGAGCGGCTGCGTGCACGAGTCTTCGGAATTGACGCAAAATACAAGTGGAAACCAAATCGAAACAGTGCCCTCACTGTCGAAGGCGAATACTTGAACAACCGCCGCGAGGTTTTGGAAGGAGAAGCAGTCAGCTCGTCTGGAGCTTATGCCTATTTGGATTATCGATTCCGCCAGAAATACAACGTGGGAACAATGTTCGAGTATGCACAGGATGCGAACGATAACGACGCGAATGTCACGCGAGTGACCGGGTTTATCGGGTTTGCTCCGATCGAAGAAACGACATTGATCCGAATAGTCGGAGACTGGACTACACCAAACGAAGGCGATGGATTTTGGACAGCAACACCGCAATTCGTGTTTTCGCTGGGACCACACCAACCGCACAACTTTTAGGAGATTAAGTTGAAACTATTCATAAACACTCTGATCGCGCTTGCATTCTTCGTTTCTGTAAGCGCGAATGCTGCCGTCAAAATCGTGACATCCACAAGTGACTTGGCATACTTCGCTACTGTCATCGGGGGGGATTTGGTCGAGGTTGCAAGTATTGCAGCTCCAACCGCAGACTTGCATTATGTCGAGGTACGTCCGAGCTATATGGTCAAGATGCGCGACGCGGACATTGTCTTCAAGATTGGCCTTGAACTCGACACTTGGATCGACAAAATCATTGACGGTTCACGAAATAGCAAACTCAAAAAGATTGACTGCTCGATGTATATTACGCCAGTGGAAGTGCCTACTTTCCACGCTGATGCTTCACATGGCGACTTACACCGATTCGGCAATCCTCACTATTGGCTTTCGCCCGCCAATGTAGAACCGATAACGCACGCAATTCTCGATGGTCTATCAAGTGTTGACCCTGCGAATTCTGGAGTTTTCGCACAAAATCGCGATAAGTTCCTCAAGAATCTGAATTCCGAGCTCCCGGCCATCAAGGCGCTCGCCGCGCCATTGGCAGGAATCGAAATCGTCACTTACCACAATTCATGGCCGTACTTCGCAGACTATTTCGAAATCAAACTGGCAGGATTCATTGAGAAGTTCTCTGGGGTTGCGCCGTCACCGTCTCATATGGGAGACATGATAGAACTGGTTAAGAAACAGCAGATCAAAATAATCGCGATTGAGCCATACTTTGAGAAACGCGTTCCGCAGCGAATTGCCGAGTCATCGGGAGCAAAGGTAGTGGTACTGTATCCCTCTATTGGCGGGCGTGACAAGGACGAGTCGTACATTGACTGGCTTCGCGGCAACATCAATGCCCTACTCGAAGAGATTAGGTAGCGGAGATGTTTGATTTACTGGTTTGGCCGCTTCTGATCTGCGTCGTCTTAGTTGGCATCCATGTCTACTTTGGCCTGCATGTGATCAAACGCGGAATCATTTTCGTAGACCTCTCCCTGGCGCAGGTAGCTGCGCTGGGGAGCACACTCGCCTTTCTTTTGGGTTTCGAGCTTGACAGTAGTGTCGCGTACTTCTTTTCTCTCGCCTTTGCGCTCTTGGGCGCCGTGATTTTCGCATTCACCCGTGAGATAGAAGGCAAGATCCCCCAAGAGGCGATCATTGGTATCGCATATGCCGTGAGTGCTGCGGCGGCAATCATGGCAGTGAGCCATTCTCCAGAAGGCGCTGAGCATATCAAGTATCTTCTGATCGGGAGCATTCTGACTGTGACGCCGCTCGTTGTTCTCAAAACTGCAGTCGTCTACACGCTCGTTGGCGCTTTTCACTGGATCTACTTCCGGAAGTTCGCTGCGCTGACATTCGGAGGTGGAGACTTGCCGAAGAACCGACGCCTGTGGGATTTCTTGTTTTATGCATCTTTCGGCGTTGTTGTAACCAGTTCGGTCAAGATCTGCGGTGTGTTGCTAGTATTCATCTTCTTGGTGGTACCATCAGTTTTCGCCGCATTGACAACCAACGGCATAGCCAAGCATTTGATTTTGGGTTGGATGTTCGGTTTGGTTGGTTCAGTGCTGGGACTGCTGCTTTCATTCTGGATCGACACACCGCCGGGCGCGACAATCGTATGCACATTCGGTGCAATGCTGCTGCTGTTTGGCGGACTTAGGTTAGTAATGGGAGGGAGAACTGTCTGTTAGTTCCCAACGGTTCGTGTGAACTCAATGTCGGCGTTCTCGTACTCAGCGATCAACGCCGACACGAGTTCCTTCACTGAGATGATCTCATCGACGCGATATGCGTTGGCACCAGCGAAGGCAAATCCGTTATGGAGATAGCCTTTTGAGCGCTTATCAAAGCGTGGGCAATACAATAGGCGAATTCTGATAGTCGCAAGTGATGATGCAATGGTACGGACACTTGTAAGGTTTTTTCATTCCGGAAACGACATCGTCCAGATATTTATTGCGGATCGCCCTGCCCGGCATACCAACTGGGCTCTTGATAATCACGATATCGTCCGCGACTGAATCAACATAGGCCTGCTTGAATGCTTCATTTGCATCGCACTCGAATGTTGCGACGAAGCGGGTACCCATTTGAACACCAGCCGCACCCATGTCAATAAATCGGTGAATATCGCTGCCAGTGTAGATTCCGCCGGCGGCAATGACCGGAATCTTCTTGCCAGTTTGTTTTTCGAAAATGGCGACCTCGTCAAGAATTGGCGGGATCAATTTCTCGAGTGCAAACTCCGGATCCGCTATCTGCTCGATTCGAAATCCAAGATGTCCGCCAGCTCGAGGTCCTTCGACAACAAAAGCATCCGGAAGATAGTCGAACTTGCTCAACCATCGCTTACAGATCAACCCGACGGCCCTCGACGATGATACTATGGGTACGAGTTTGGTCTTGGTATCGTGCTTGCGGTATTGGGGCAGATTTAGCGGGAGTCCGGCTCCGGAGAAGATAATGTCTATCTCTTCCTCAATAGCAGTCTGTACCAAGTCGCCAAAGTTAGAGAAAGCAACCATGATATTGAGCCCAATTAGGCCTTTTGACAGTGATTTGGCGTTGCGAATTTCGCGACGTAGCGCACGTGTGTTGGCTTCGAGGAAGTTGGAGTAGAAGTCCGGTTCGTTCATACCGATACCCGCAGAAGCGATCACACCGATACAGCCCTCATTGGCGACAGCGCTTGCGAGACCGGAAAGCGAGACTCCGACACCCATTCCGCCTTGAACTATTGGAATTCGAGCGCTGATATCACCGATTGAAAGGGGCGGATACTTCTGGACGTCATCTAAGCGAATGTTCCTTGAGGCCGGATAGAAGTGAATACTACAGCGGTTGGTTACCACCGTGGACCATTAAATCTACGTAAATGTTTAAGATAAAGCTAATACAAATTGTCTTCAAAGAGTCACTTCAATTGCCAATGAAACTGTGAATGTCAGGGGAATTGGCAGTGAGTATCGTGTCGCGTGGTTTCAAAACGGTACCTGGCTATCACTTGAGCGCTCTCGCACAAACCACTCATAATGCGCTATTGTAAACAGAACGCTTCCAAAAGCTCCGAAATAGCCTGCCAATGGAATTGAGAGGGCAATCGAGAAAAAGTAGTACAACCCCATCAATATGCCGGATTCTTGGCCGGTAAAAAGCATCGCGGCCTGAGACACTGCAAAGATCATCGACACGGGAAACAGGGCAATGCCCGGGATGACAAGGGCGGAAAGGCATAGTCCGAGCGATGGCAACTTTGCCGAAGAAAGCTGCGCAAGCGACTTCGAGACCCCATCGCCGATACTCAAGTTGTACAAGACGATGTTTCGGTATGTGTAGTTCATAGCAGTCGTCAGGAATAGTGTCGCCGCAATAGCGACCGGCACAAAGAGCAACGCAATCACAATACCGAGAACAACCGAACTGATAAATGCGATGATCAATGGAAGCCCGAGCATTATGACAAGCAGCATACCGCAACCGATCGAAAGCAATGCGACCAACAAACTGCGGCCAAAGAAATCGAAACCTGCGCGCAAGGCCTCTCCTGCTCGCAACGGTGTTCCGGCACGGGCATGCGAGGTTGCAAGAATCAACGCCGGCTGTAGAATCGCGCCGGCCAACAAAACCAATACACCGAACGCCATTGCAACGCCCATCAGTATGGCGAATTCCTTTATCGGAAACTCATCACCGGGCTGATAGTGGAAGTTGGTTGGATACCCGCCAATGAGTTGCGGGTAAATGATAAATCCTGCAAGCCAAAACCACTTGAAACGCCAAGCGATTACGAATGCCTCTTTGAGAATGTCAGCAAATTTCATAGTAAGATATAATAGAGTATTGCTTCAATTCTCCCAAGACGATTTTTTGTCACATTTTGGGAAGTTCCAGAACTGATTTTTTTCATCGATTAATTCATTGCGCTACAACGAGATTGCCGGCAATGCCCGGTACTGTCTGGAAGATTTTTCTTGACAGTTGTTTAATCAATCCTATTTTGACAAAACTGACTCATGTTTTCGTAAACTTTTGCGATAATAACAGTCAAACTTAACGAGGAGAAAACCTTGATGATGAACTGGCAACAAACACCCGCACAATGTCGGGGAGTAGTCTGCCTGCTCCGTGACAAGGTTCCGCCTCGGCCTATCCGCCCTAATCTCTAAATACGACATTACACGGATAATTCGAGCTGGACCCGATCGAGTCCGGTTTTTTGTGATTGCCACCGGACTCTGACAAGAGTTGTTTAGACGATTAGAGGATTGGTTAGCAAATTATGGATTCAGCATATTATCAAGAGGAACAGGAGACTTCAGTCAGCGCCAAAGAAGCGTTGCGCGGCTTGTTGCCGCTCCTGTCACCGCACCGACACAGGTTGTACATCAACCTTGTGCTGCTCATTGTCGCCAACGGGCTCTCGTTGCTTAGCCCAGTGGTGATCCAGAAGACTGTCGATCTGGTTACATCCCCTGCCTCGACGACTGCCGGCATCGGTCTGCCGACTGCTACGGTTGAGGCACTGATCCCGCAGATCATGTGGATGTCCCTTATTTATGTGGTCGTGCTGTTGGCGTTCCTGGTTGCGAACTACGCTCAACGAGTTCATTTGGAAGTAATAGGTCAGGATGTTATTACCGATTTGAAGCAACGCTGCTTCAACCACGTCGTCGGACTTTCAGTATCGTTTTTTGATCGCAATCCTGTCGGACGGCTGTTGTCGCGAGTTGAATCGGATGGCGAGGCGTTGCGTCAGTTCTTTTCAAGTGTCGTTGTGCTTATTATCGGCGATGCGCTGAAGTTGATTGGCATTTTTGCGATTCTGTTCTACTACAGCTGGCGGCTGACGCTTGCGGTGCTGGCATTGGCGCCGATCGTTATCGTGCTGATCTACTTCTATCAGCGCTATACGACCCCGCGGTTTCTGGGCATCCGCAAGAAGATGGCCGACGTTATCGCGACAATGACGGAATTCCTGCAAGGCATGAGCGTCGTGCAGGTATTCAATCGCCAGCAGCTGGTGCGGGACCGCATGAACGAAGCTAATCGGAGCAAGTTCAAGCTCGATGCCGAAGCGCACCTCTCGCACACCACGTTCTTCAACCTGGTCTTCTTCGTGGAGAACGTCGGTATCGCGGCAGTGACGTTTTTCGGTGCGACCGTTCTGGTTGGACAGGTTTCAGGAACCGGCGCTGAATCAATGACAGTCGGTACAATACTGTTGTTCATCATGTTCATGAGGATGTTCTTCGAACCAATACACCGTGCGGCTGAAGAACTGCACGTATTGCAGCGCGCCATAGCAGGAGCCAGACGCGTGTTTGCCTTAATGAACAATGAAGAGCGGATTCCTGAAGCGCCTAAGCCGCTTGTGTGGCCGAGCTTCAACGAAGTCATTCGCTTCGAGAATGTCGGGCTTTCCTATAATGGCGATGATCGCTTTGCACTGCGCAACGCTTCCTTTGAGATCGCCAAGGGCGAGAAGGTCGCGCTGGTTGGAGTTACCGGTGGCGGCAAGAGCACAATCGTAAACTTGCTGCTTCGTTTCTACGATGCGACTGAAGGCCGAATCACAGTCGACGGAATCGACATCCGCGACTTGCATACAACCGATTTGCGGTCAAAGTTTGGTTTGGTATTGCAGGATATCTTCCTCTTCCCGGGAAATGTCCGCGACAATATCACGCTTGAACAGAGTCGCATCAGTGCGGAAGCACTGGAATCGGCATCGCAGTTGGTAACAGCTGACCGGTTTATCGAGCGGATGCCGAAGAAATACGAAACTGAGATTTCCGAACGCGGCGCCAATCTCAGCCGCGGTGAAAGACAATTGCTGTCTTTTGCACGGGCGATGGTTTTCGATCCGCAGATCTTGCTTCTCGACGAGGCCACCAGCTCGGTGGATCCCGATACCGAGAAGCAGATACAACTGGCACTTGACCGGCTCTTGGCCGGCAGGACGTCGTTGATAATCGCGCATCGACTTTCGACGATTCTGGATGCCGACAAAATACTGGTCATCCGCGAGGGTCAGATTATCGAGCGCGGAACACATCGGGAGCTACTGGCTCAAGGCGGTTACTATGAGAAGCTCTATCGCCTGCAGTTCCAGGGACCAGAAACAGTGAAGGTAGCAAATGTGGAAAAAGTTTAAGTGGTTGATGAGCGGATATTCCAATCACAAGCTGGCATTGACCTGGCTTGTGGTGGGAACACCGGCCATCGCCGCCATAGCGATGCTGCAGCCAATGGTGCTGAAGTATCTTTTTGATGTCGTCAAGTACGGCAAGGGTGAACTCCCGACTTTGCTCCAGCCGATTGGTGCAATGTTGCAGAGATACGAGCTGTCACCCCTCGCGGAAGCTCTGACAATCCAGCTGATTCTTGCTGTAGTCGTATTGGTCGTTTACAACGCGCTTCAAGGCACACGCGCCTACATGAATCAGCGACTGGAGTGGGAGTTCCGTCAGCGGGCGTTCGCTTCGACGACTGAAAAAGGTCCTGACTTTTATAACGCCTTTCGCACAGGCGATTTGGTGACTCGTATGACCGACGACGTCGCGGAGAAGTTGGCGTGGTTTGCCTGCTCGGGAATCTTCCGGTTCTACGAAGCTGTGCTGATAGTCGTGATCGGTGTAGCAATGATGTTGACTTTGGATGTACGATTGACCGTTTACACGGTTACACCGTTACCGATACTGATCATCATTTTCATGTTTACATCGAGTTCGCTGGACAAGCGCTTCGACAATCTCCAAGCGCGTATCTCCGACCTCAACAATGCGATGGAGTCGTGCTTTTCAGGCACGCGTGTGGTCAAAGCGTACAATCGCGAAGAAGCATGGAAGGAGAAATTCGCCGCCACAATCGGAGCGCGTCGCAAGGCGGAAATTTCAACCGTTCGCGCCTGGGCAGCTATTGATTCGCTGTACATGTACATCTGGCAGTTCGGAATCGCCTTGGTAGTATTGATTGGCGGTATCATGGCGGCGAAAGGTTCGATAACGATCGGTGACTTCGTGGCTTTCACGAGCTATATCTTCCTGCTGGTCTTCCCGATGTTTGACATCGGCCAATTCATCGTGAAAGGTCGTCAGTCGGCGGTCAGCATTGGGCGCCTGATGGAGATTCAGAATTTCCCGGCTATGGTGTCCAATCACAACGGTGACCACAGCGCGATTGATTTCGAGAAGATTCGTTTCGCGAATGTGTCATTCCGATTTGCCAACAGCGAGCACTACTCGCTGAGAGACGTCGAATTCGAAGTCAACAAGGGCGAAACGGTTGCCTTGGTGGGTCGCGTCGGATCCGGCAAGAGCACGGTGATCAACCTGCTGACGCGCCTGGTCGATCCGAACGAAGGGATGATCATGTTAGATAGTCGTCCTTTGAAATCGCTCTCTTTAGATGACTATCGCGATATCATCGGCTATGTTCCGCAGGAACCGGTGCTGTTTTCGGACACGATCGAAGGCAATGTCCGATTCGGCGACAATTCGATCACTGCCGAGAAGGTCACCGAGGTAATCAAACTCGCGCAACTCGATTCACAGCTGGAGCGTTTCCCGAGCGGTCTGCAAACGCGAATCGGCACACGCGGGTTGACGATCTCGGGCGGCGAGAAACAGCGCGTCGCGATCGCGCGAGCATTGGCGCGCAATCCGAAGATACTGATTCTCGATGATTGCACTTCTGCGCTCGATGCCCGAACAGAGGAGCGCCTGTGGTCGGCGTTGCACGAAGTTATGCCGGACATGACTTGCTTCGTTGTGACGCATCGCGCCAAGACTCTGCGCAAGGCTAACAAGATCCTGCTCTTTGAAGAAGGCAAGATCATTGACCGCGGCACGCACGATGAACTGCTTGTGCGTTCGGATTCTTATCGCGAATTGTACTCTCGTAGTGAATTGCAGGAAGCTGTTGAAGGGTAAGATTGTTCTCACTCTCTCTTGGTAAGCATGAGAGAGTGAGAATCACTAATCGCTACAGATGGTAAAGCATCGCATAGACTGCGATGCCGCTAATCGAGACAAACATCCACACCGGCCAGAGCCAGCGTACTATGCGTTGATGCTTTTCGAATCGCCCCTTCAGTGCGTGAGTTACAGCGACAATTATGAAAGGGGTCATCAGAGCTGCAAGTATGACATGCGGTATCAGAATCGCAAAGTATACCGGTCGCGTCCAATCATGATGTGGATACGGTACGGAGCCGACACCGTAGTGGTAAATCAGGTACGTCGTCAAAAACAGAGCCGACGAAATCAGTGCGGCTATCATGATCTTGCGGTGTGTTTCGCGGCGTCCGCGCTTGATGTTGA
This genomic interval from bacterium contains the following:
- a CDS encoding DUF420 domain-containing protein, with the translated sequence MDYSILPSVNATFNAISAILLALGYINIKRGRRETHRKIMIAALISSALFLTTYLIYHYGVGSVPYPHHDWTRPVYFAILIPHVILAALMTPFIIVAVTHALKGRFEKHQRIVRWLWPVWMFVSISGIAVYAMLYHL
- a CDS encoding ABC transporter ATP-binding protein — encoded protein: MWKKFKWLMSGYSNHKLALTWLVVGTPAIAAIAMLQPMVLKYLFDVVKYGKGELPTLLQPIGAMLQRYELSPLAEALTIQLILAVVVLVVYNALQGTRAYMNQRLEWEFRQRAFASTTEKGPDFYNAFRTGDLVTRMTDDVAEKLAWFACSGIFRFYEAVLIVVIGVAMMLTLDVRLTVYTVTPLPILIIIFMFTSSSLDKRFDNLQARISDLNNAMESCFSGTRVVKAYNREEAWKEKFAATIGARRKAEISTVRAWAAIDSLYMYIWQFGIALVVLIGGIMAAKGSITIGDFVAFTSYIFLLVFPMFDIGQFIVKGRQSAVSIGRLMEIQNFPAMVSNHNGDHSAIDFEKIRFANVSFRFANSEHYSLRDVEFEVNKGETVALVGRVGSGKSTVINLLTRLVDPNEGMIMLDSRPLKSLSLDDYRDIIGYVPQEPVLFSDTIEGNVRFGDNSITAEKVTEVIKLAQLDSQLERFPSGLQTRIGTRGLTISGGEKQRVAIARALARNPKILILDDCTSALDARTEERLWSALHEVMPDMTCFVVTHRAKTLRKANKILLFEEGKIIDRGTHDELLVRSDSYRELYSRSELQEAVEG